The Polaribacter sp. MED152 region TTCTTAAATAAAAAAGAGCCCTTTATTTATAGGTTAGTATCTATTTTATCAGATAAAATGGGTAAAGCTTTCCCTGAGCTAAAAAGCCAAAAACAATTAATAGAGAATGTAATTAAAGAAGAAGAAACTTCATTCTTAAGAACCTTAGACCAAGGTTTAGTTTTATTAGACGGAATTATCGAAAACTCAAAATCAAAAGAAATTTCTGGAGATAAAGTTTTTGAATTGTATGATACTTTTGGTTTCCCTATAGATTTAACTGCTTTAATTTTATCTGAAAAAGGCTATACTTTAGACGAGAAAGGCTTTGAAGAAGAATTACAAAAGCAAAAAAATAGATCTAGGGCTGCAAGTGAAATGTCTACAGATGATTGGACAATTTTAATTGATGATGCTGTAGAAGAATTTATTGGATATGACTTTTTAGAAGCAAATGTTAAACTAACAAGATATAGAAAAGTAACCTCTAAGAAAGATGGTGAAATGTATCAATTAGTATTTAACTTAACTCCTTTTTATCCAGAAGGTGGAGGTCAAGTAGGTGATAAAGGTTACTTAGAAGATACTCATGGAGATGTGGTATATATTTTAGACACCAAAAAAGAAAACAATGTAATTATACATTTTGCCAAAAACCTCCCACAAAATTTAGATGCAAACTTTAAAGCAGTTGTAGATGAAAAACAACGTTATAGAACCGAATGTAATCATACAGCTACACACCTATTGCATCAAGCATTAAGAGAAGTTTTAGGAACTCATGTAGAGCAAAAAGGCTCTGCTGTTCATTCTAAATACTTACGCTTTGATTTTTCTCACTTTTCTAAGTTAACTACAGAAGAATTACAAGATGTAGAAAACTTTGTCAATGCACGTATTTCTGGTAAATTACCTTTAGAAGAAAGCAGAAACATAACTATGGAAAAAGCAATTGCAGATGGTGCAATGGCTTTATTTGGCGAAAAATATGGTGATACTGTTAGAGCAATTAAATTTGGTAAATCTATAGAACTTTGTGGTGGAACTCACGTAAAAAATACAGGCGATATTTGGCATTTTAAAATAAAATCTGAAGGAGCTGTAGCAGCAGGAATTCGTAGAATTGAAGCTATTACAAATGATGCTGTTAAAGACTTTTATTTTGATAACAACAGAACATTATTTGAAATTAAAGATTTATTAAACAACACAAAAAATCCTGTTAAAGCTGTTCAAAAACTTCAAGACGAAAATACTGAATTACAAAAGCAAGTAGAACAGCTATTAAAAGAAAAGGCGCAAAACCTTTCTGGAGAGATAAAAAATCAACTTCAAGAAATAAACGGAGTTCAATTTTTAGCCACTAAAGTAGATTTAGATGCTAATGGAATAAAGAATTTGGCTTTTAGTTTAGGTAAAGAACATCAAAATTTATTTTTGCTATTTGCTTCTGCTCCAAGTAACGAAAAAGCATTGTTAACTTGTTATATTTCTAAAGAATTAGCAAACGAAAGAGGTTATAATGCAGGAACTGTTGTTAGAGAATTAGGGAAATTAATTCATGGAGGTGGAGGTGGCCAGCCATTTTTTGCTACTGCAGGTGGTAGAAATCCTGGTGGAATTCCTAAAGCTTTAGAAAAAGCGAAAGATTATTTAACAGCCTAATTAAACCTTATTGTAAAGTTAAAGTCTTAATTAATAGTA contains the following coding sequences:
- the alaS gene encoding alanine--tRNA ligase, producing the protein MKSQDIRATFLDFFQKKSHLVVPSAPMVTKDDPTLMFVNSGMAPFKEYFLGNATPKKNRITDSQKCLRVSGKHNDLEEVGYDTYHHTLFEMLGNWSFGDYFKKEAIAWAWELLTEVYKIDKDILYVTVFEGSEDADQLNMDTEAYDIWKEYIAEDRILKGNKKDNFWEMGEQGPCGPCSEIHVDIRSAEEKAKLDGRTLINEDHPQVVEIWNLVFMQYNRKANGTLEELPNKHIDTGMGFERLCMVLQNVQSNYDTDVFTPIIREIGTITNTSYGKNEKQDIATRVISDHVRAVAFSIADGQLPSNTGAGYVIRRILRRAVRYGFTFLNKKEPFIYRLVSILSDKMGKAFPELKSQKQLIENVIKEEETSFLRTLDQGLVLLDGIIENSKSKEISGDKVFELYDTFGFPIDLTALILSEKGYTLDEKGFEEELQKQKNRSRAASEMSTDDWTILIDDAVEEFIGYDFLEANVKLTRYRKVTSKKDGEMYQLVFNLTPFYPEGGGQVGDKGYLEDTHGDVVYILDTKKENNVIIHFAKNLPQNLDANFKAVVDEKQRYRTECNHTATHLLHQALREVLGTHVEQKGSAVHSKYLRFDFSHFSKLTTEELQDVENFVNARISGKLPLEESRNITMEKAIADGAMALFGEKYGDTVRAIKFGKSIELCGGTHVKNTGDIWHFKIKSEGAVAAGIRRIEAITNDAVKDFYFDNNRTLFEIKDLLNNTKNPVKAVQKLQDENTELQKQVEQLLKEKAQNLSGEIKNQLQEINGVQFLATKVDLDANGIKNLAFSLGKEHQNLFLLFASAPSNEKALLTCYISKELANERGYNAGTVVRELGKLIHGGGGGQPFFATAGGRNPGGIPKALEKAKDYLTA